Proteins co-encoded in one Gouania willdenowi chromosome 1, fGouWil2.1, whole genome shotgun sequence genomic window:
- the cep170ab gene encoding centrosomal protein of 170 kDa isoform X3: MSLTSWFLVSGGGTRHRLPREMIFVGRDDCELMLQSRSVDKQHAVINYETNTDEHKVKDLGSLNGTFVNDVRIQEQTYVTLKIEDKLRFGYDTNLFTVVRGELLIPEEALKHEKLSSQLQLNQRKPQAAEPSKSDVKPGATSVCEGASAKPVDVSKSEEKTAVDVALLHRGTPLYGQPAWWGDGDAEKQEPGRPEEKSSERKREKLETDTNRNAEKSTQQSASSQEPSYFEIPTKDTSRDPEAGPSAAATEPTHGHASFTIEFDPGASGKVTRAAKVGPETKPRPKRPVGEELSPLQTAMVAAEVKVADWLAQNELPLALKETVAEEDGESVKSDVPVHLRSLKGGRHEDGTQSDSENVLEEQRRAAAREEHVWGGGGGVRIREGRANVPEGLFAEEDSPARRRRPSKGTGGVTQRQRGSAPHQHEGYRHGDEYSDRRTYIIELENGDNEEQMFDVDEQTSCLSRLGVTDHRDRLISQRSAPRERGKAGRVDAEVLPEELVVGGPRWVSQWATLAANHIRTDPEGSGGESQVVAMEERAEISETSHPASSGHTERKRRTLPPLPGEDLSVGRRTPGPGLRADMGEKQDTELQEKENHEETMPRVRNRSGTGGLSSHGGSPSRSSPAKSQDSGRSTQSGVVTKLPPRPLNSAEKRMEEARRRKKEDEKVKEGSGKPLLRQESFTVEKPSANVPIELIPRIDGLASKPQSREAGVDTATLQKDSEAVAAFLETTVSDQGDPPSQSIEGSMSPESDVDTTSTVSQADGARKVMQKRKTLPGQQKERTVLRSFNNGVTGGSEVQDRRGKNRTSGPQQHSRPWTSLDLTDDDLNSSSLLSDTQQTATRPSRSLHTKTQTGTTTATASTKSSRAKVTQPPSCSAPTKSTSVLKPRQTRASILRRARLGDSSDTEPADLDRMSVASEASTTSSTSRTGMAKRGMSRIEALAQPRRPRVGSPSAQSDSEATVTKSRGLGARSAVGEYTIRQGLRSTMNPVSGPRARANSASKLPDKTKGNPSFGNSTTQSGTRWRRIPVEYASTSEDEYGSNRHLSKQSHSRPLTSSRVSQVGASAPVTSNPEVLPTPRQNSREQEDYIMRDWTAHSEEIARISQDLAKDLAMLAREIHDVAGEIDSVSPAANDSGAQQQAQVFDGTTEQSSAPETNGQSAEPRTRGSARQSSRSIRRQTWNREDAILDSLLLASVTQLSAQIRQCVDKTACKIRRFQLLFKT; this comes from the exons ATGAGTCTGACGTCCTGGTTCCTGGTGAGTGGAGGGGGGACACGACACCGTCTCCCCAGGGAGATGATCTTTGTGGGACGGGACGACTGTGAACTCATGCTGCAG AGTCGCAGTGTGGACAAACAGCACGCAGTCATCAACTATGAGACCAACACGGACGAACATAAAGTGAAGGATTTGGGAAGCTTAAATGGA ACATTTGTCAACGACGTCCGAATCCAGGAACAAACATACGTGACGTTGAAAATTGAAGACAAGTTAAGGTTTGGTTATG ATACCAACCTGTTCACTGTGGTTAGAGGAGAGCTGCTTATTCCAGAGGAGGCCCTCAAG CATGAGAAGTTGAGCAGCCAGCTTCAGCTCAACCAAAGGAAACCACAAGCTGCCGAACCATCGAAATCTGACGTAAAACCTGGAGCGACGTCTGTGTGTGAAGGAGCCTCGGCCAAACCCGTTGATGTCAGCAAATCAGAGGAGAAAACAGCAG TGGATGTAGCCTTATTGCACAGGGGGACCCCACTTTACGGGCAGCCTGCCTGGTGGGGCGATGGAGACGCTGAAAAACAGGAACCAGGAAGACCTGAGGAAAAGAGCTCAGAGAGGAAACGGGAAAAACTAGAAACAG aCACCAACAGGAATGCAGAAAAGTCCACTCAGCAATCAGCTTCTAGTCAGGAGCCAAGTTATTTTGAAATCCCAACCAAGGACACGTCACGAGATCCAGAGGCAGGTCCCTCTGCTGCCGCAACTGAGCCCACTCATGGGCACGCCTCCTTCACTATCGAGTTTGACCCCGGAGCATCAGGTAAAGTGACTCGAGCAGCTAAAGTGGGTCCAGAGACCAAACCGCGTCCTAAACGGCCTGTTGGGGAGGAGCTGAGTCCACTTCAGACGGCCATGGTagcagcagaggtgaaagttgCTGATTGGCTGGCCCAGAACGAACTACCGTTGGCTCTGAAGGAGACGGTCGCTGAGGAGGACGGCGAGAGCGTGAAAAGCGACGTTCCCGTGCACCTGAGGAGTCTTAAAG GCGGCAGACATGAAGACGGCACACAAAGCGACTCGGAGAACGTTCTGGAAGAACAGCGCCGGGCCGCTGCCAGGGAGGAGCATGTGTGGGGCGGTGGGGGAGGGGTGAGGATCAGAGAGGGAAGGGCCAACGTGCCGGAGGGGCTGTTCGCAGAAGAAGACAGTCCCGCACGTCGCCGCAGGCCCTCCAAAGGGACTGGTGGGGTTACGCAGAGGCAACGTGGATCTGCGCCGCATCAACACGAGGGCTATCGCCATGGAGACGAATACAGCGATAGACGGACTTATATCATTGAGCTGGAGAACGGAGACAATGAAGAACAG ATGTTTGATGTGGACGAGCAGACGAGCTGCTTGTCCAGGCTGGGAGTCACGGACCACAGAGACAGACTGATTTCTCAGAGATCTGCTcccagagagagagggaaggcTGGGCGTGTAGACGCAGAG GTCCTGCCTGAGGAGTTGGTGGTGGGGGGCCCTCGTTGGGTGTCACAATGGGCCACACTGGCTGCCAACCACATCCGGACTGACCCTGAGGGATCAGGAGGAGAGAGTCAAGTTGTGGCCATGGAGGAGAGAG CTGAAATAAGTGAAACCAGCCACCCTGCCTCCTCTGGCCACACTGAACGTAAGAGGAGAACCCTACCCCCACTACCTGGGGAGGATCTCAGTGTAGGAAGGAGGACCCCAGGCCCAGGCCTGCGAGCAGATATGGGTGAGAAACAGGACACAGAACTACAGGAGAAGGAAAACCATGAGGAGACGATGCCGAGGGTGAGGAACAGGTCTGGAACTGGAGGTTTGAGTAGCCATGGAGGCAGTCCCAGTCGATCTTCTCCGGCCAAATCACAGGACAGTGGGAGATCAACACAGTCAGGGGTGGTGACCAAGCTCCCCCCTCGTCCTCTAAACAGCGCTGAGAAGAGAATGGAAGAAGCTcggaggagaaaaaaagaagatgagAAAGTAAAGGAGGGTAGTGGAAAACCGTTGTTAAGGCAGGAGAGTTTTACCGTAGAGAAACCAAGCGCCAATGTTCCCATTGAGCTCATACCGCGTATCGACGGGTTAGCAAGCAAACCTCAGAGTAGAGAGGCCGGCGTTGATACTGCCACACTACAGAAAGACTCTGAGGCTGTGGCAGCCTTTCTTGAAACCACCGTTTCTGACCAAGGAGATCCTCCAAGTCAGTCCATTGAAGGCTCCATGTCGCCAGAGTCGGATGTGGACACAACAAGCACCGTCAGTCAGGCTGACGGCGCGAGAAAGGTCATGCAGAAACGAAAAACACTCCCAGGACAGCAGAAGGAGAGAACTGTGTTGCGCTCATTCAACAATGGGGTCACTGGAGGCAGTGAGGTCCAGGACAGAAGAGGGAAGAACAGAACGTCCGGTCCTCAGCAGCACAGCCGTCCATGGACTTCTCTGGACCTCACCGATGATGACTTGAACTCCAGTTCACTGCTTTCAGACACTCAGCAAACAGCCACAAGACCATCCAGAAGTTTGCATACTAAAACCCAGACAGGAACCACAACAGCCACTGCCAGTACCAAATCCAGCCGGGCTAAGGTTACTCAGCCTCCAAGTTGCTCTGCACCAACCAAATCCACGAGCGTTCTCAAACCCAGGCAAACAAGGGCCTCAATATTGAGAAGAGCCCGGCTGGGTGATTCCTCAGACACTGAACCTGCTGACTTAGACCGCATGTCAGTGGCCTCTGAGGCCTCCACAACCAGTTCCACATCAAGAACAGGGATGGCAAAAAGAGGAATGTCCAGGATCGAGGCTCTGGCACAGCCCAGGAGGCCGAGGGTGGGTTCCCCATCTGCCCAGAGTGACTCAGAGGCCACTGTGACAAAAAGTAGAGGTCTGGGGGCCCGCAGTGCTGTTGGTGAATATACCATTAGGCAAGGACTTAGGTCCACCATGAATCCAGTGTCTGGTCCAAGAGCCAGAGCCAACAGCGCCTCCAAACTTCCTGACAAAACCAAAGGAAATCCATCATTCGGGAACTCCACAACCCAAT CTGGAACTCGGTGGCGCCGCATCCCTGTCGAGTACGCGTCCACCTCAGAGGATGAGTATGGCTCCAACCGGCACCTATCCAAGCAGAGTCACTCTCGACCCCTAACTTCCAGTCGGGTGTCCCAGGTGGGAGCTTCTGCCCCTGTGACCTCTAATCCTGAAGTACTGCCAACCCCAAGGCAGAACTCCAGGGAGCAGGAGGACTATATTATGAGAGACTGGACAGCACACAGTGAGGAAATTGCCAG GATCAGCCAAGATCTTGCCAAAGATCTTGCCATGCTGGCCCGTGAGATCCATGATGTTGCGGGAGAGATTGACTCCGTGAGCCCTGCAGCCAATGACTCCGGAGCACAG